The stretch of DNA GCCAGGCTTCCCAAAGCATATTCTTCCAGATTTTTTAAACTCTTATCAAATTCCATATCGCATTGAGTATCAGGATACTTATTCCATTGTTACAGATAAATTGACACATACGCAAACATATTGTTCGCTTTGTTCTCGGTTGCGACGTGGTAATTTATACCGTATCGCTCGTGAAGAGGGATGTTCTGCATTAGTTCTCGGACATCATCGTGATGATGTTTTAGAAACATTTTTTATGAATTTGTTTCATGGTGGACGATTAGCAGCCATGCCTGGAAAGCTTATCAACGATGAAGGAGATCTTTTTGTTTTACGTCCTCTTGTTTACGCTGCTGAAGAAGATATGGAGAAGTTTTCTCAAGCGATGCAATTTCCTATCATTCCTTGCAATCTTTGTGGTAGCCAAGATGGTTTACAACGCAATGCAATGAAAGAAATGCTAAGAGATATTGAAAGAAGGATGCCGGGACGTAAAGATACCATGATTCGTGCTTTGACAAATGTTCGTCCAAGCCATTTGCTTGATAAAAATTTCTTTGATTTTACAACTTTATTATAATTATGACGATTAGTTATTAAGCGCTATAAGTTTGAGATTTACCTTCAAACTGCGATACCATAAAGATCATAAGCATCAGATTTTTCTATTTTTACGGTAACAAATTCACCTACACGTAACGGTCGTCGTGATGATATATGTACAACACCATCTATTTCTGGAGCATCATACTGACTACGCCCTTTAGCGGTTTTTCCTTGACTTTCATCAATCAGAACTTGGAATCTTTTTCCAATTTTTTTCTTTAAAAGAAGAGCTGAAATTTGTTGTTGTTTTGCCATAAAGCGATGCCAGCGGCTTTCTTTTACTTC from Bartonella taylorii encodes:
- the ttcA gene encoding tRNA 2-thiocytidine(32) synthetase TtcA — encoded protein: MQSYGIVGNISVEYQVMEENVEKTASLLSEVDDCHPIFRIAPSTVEFNKLRKRLLRHMRQALDDFSMLSSGDKWLIALSGGKDSYGLLALLLDLKWRGLLPVEILACNLDQGQPGFPKHILPDFLNSYQIPYRIEYQDTYSIVTDKLTHTQTYCSLCSRLRRGNLYRIAREEGCSALVLGHHRDDVLETFFMNLFHGGRLAAMPGKLINDEGDLFVLRPLVYAAEEDMEKFSQAMQFPIIPCNLCGSQDGLQRNAMKEMLRDIERRMPGRKDTMIRALTNVRPSHLLDKNFFDFTTLL